The following are encoded in a window of Kitasatospora fiedleri genomic DNA:
- the scpB gene encoding SMC-Scp complex subunit ScpB, whose amino-acid sequence MTERPARRSLGLPGAHRPGEWQESAYPDGARIEPVERVLALPEPEPGTGPEPGSEPAPEAVAAPEPGGVPLRAALEAVLMVADEPVAEGRLAAVLDAPKAEVASVLRELAAEYTAQGRGFELRQVAGGWRFYSRAECAEAVERFVLDGQQARLTQAALETLAVVAYRQPVSRGRVSAVRGVNCDGVMRTLVQRGLVEEAGTEPETGAILYRTTNYFLERMGLRGLDELPELAPFLPEVDDVEAESLEGTMIAQAVAAAQEGPRPNQADQTDIDVRTF is encoded by the coding sequence ATGACGGAGCGGCCCGCGCGCCGGTCCCTGGGGCTGCCGGGCGCGCACCGGCCCGGCGAGTGGCAGGAGTCGGCGTACCCGGACGGCGCCCGGATCGAACCGGTGGAGCGCGTCCTGGCGCTGCCGGAACCGGAACCGGGGACGGGACCGGAACCGGGATCGGAACCGGCACCCGAAGCGGTGGCGGCGCCGGAGCCGGGGGGCGTCCCGCTGCGGGCGGCGCTGGAGGCGGTGCTGATGGTCGCCGACGAGCCGGTGGCGGAGGGCCGGCTGGCCGCCGTGCTGGACGCGCCGAAGGCCGAAGTGGCCTCCGTGCTGCGGGAGTTGGCCGCCGAGTACACGGCGCAGGGGCGCGGTTTCGAGCTGCGGCAGGTGGCCGGCGGGTGGCGGTTCTACAGCCGCGCGGAGTGCGCGGAGGCGGTCGAGCGGTTCGTGCTGGACGGGCAGCAGGCCCGGCTGACGCAGGCCGCGCTGGAGACGCTGGCGGTGGTCGCGTACCGGCAGCCGGTGTCGCGCGGGAGGGTTTCCGCGGTCCGTGGTGTGAACTGCGACGGCGTGATGCGTACCCTGGTACAGCGAGGACTGGTCGAAGAAGCCGGCACCGAGCCCGAGACCGGAGCGATCCTGTATCGGACGACGAACTACTTCCTGGAACGGATGGGGCTGCGCGGCCTGGACGAGCTGCCGGAGCTCGCGCCCTTCCTGCCCGAGGTCGACGACGTGGAAGCGGAGTCCCTGGAGGGCACGATGATCGCGCAGGCGGTCGCCGCCGCACAGGAAGGGCCGAGGCCGAACCAGGCCGACCAGACGGATATCGACGTACGGACATTTTGA
- the ald gene encoding alanine dehydrogenase yields the protein MKVGIPREVKNHEYRVAITPAGVHELVRNGHEVVIEDNAGVGSSIPNEEYVAAGATILPTADEVWAAADMILKVKEPIAQEYHRLRKGQTLFTYLHLAADRAGTDALVASGTTAIAYETVQLPNGALPLLAPMSEVAGRLAPQVGSYHLMRPAGGRGVLPGGVPGTHPAKAVVIGGGVSGWHAATIAIGMGYEVTLLDRDINKLREADKVFGTKVKAIVSNSFELEKAVVEADLVIGAVLIPGAKAPKLVTNELVAKMKPGSVLVDIAIDQGGCFEGSHPTTHAEPTFQVHDSVFYCVANMPGAVPNTSTYALTNATLPYVVELANRGWKEALRRDASLAKGLNVHEGQITFPAVAEAFGLESVPLESVLA from the coding sequence GTGAAGGTCGGCATCCCCCGCGAGGTCAAGAACCACGAGTACCGCGTGGCCATCACGCCTGCCGGTGTGCATGAGCTGGTCCGCAACGGCCACGAGGTCGTCATCGAGGACAACGCCGGCGTCGGCTCCTCGATCCCCAACGAGGAGTACGTGGCCGCCGGTGCCACCATCCTCCCCACCGCCGACGAGGTGTGGGCCGCGGCCGACATGATCCTCAAGGTGAAGGAGCCCATCGCGCAGGAGTACCACCGCCTGCGCAAGGGCCAGACCCTCTTCACCTACCTCCACCTGGCCGCCGACCGGGCCGGCACCGACGCGCTGGTCGCCTCCGGCACCACCGCGATCGCCTACGAGACGGTGCAGCTGCCCAACGGCGCGCTGCCGCTGCTCGCCCCGATGTCCGAGGTCGCGGGCCGGCTGGCCCCGCAGGTCGGCTCCTACCACCTGATGCGCCCGGCCGGCGGCCGCGGCGTGCTGCCCGGCGGCGTGCCCGGCACCCACCCGGCCAAGGCGGTCGTCATCGGCGGCGGCGTCTCCGGCTGGCACGCGGCCACCATCGCCATCGGCATGGGCTACGAGGTGACCCTGCTCGACCGCGACATCAACAAGCTGCGCGAGGCCGACAAGGTCTTCGGCACCAAGGTCAAGGCGATCGTCTCCAACTCCTTCGAGCTGGAGAAGGCCGTCGTCGAGGCCGACCTGGTGATCGGCGCCGTGCTGATCCCGGGCGCCAAGGCCCCCAAGCTGGTCACCAACGAGCTGGTCGCCAAGATGAAGCCGGGCTCCGTGCTCGTCGACATCGCCATCGACCAGGGCGGCTGCTTCGAGGGCTCGCACCCCACCACGCACGCCGAGCCGACCTTCCAGGTCCACGACTCGGTCTTCTACTGCGTGGCCAACATGCCGGGCGCCGTCCCCAACACCTCCACCTACGCGCTCACCAACGCGACCCTGCCGTACGTGGTCGAGCTGGCCAACCGCGGCTGGAAGGAGGCGCTGCGCCGGGACGCCTCGCTCGCCAAGGGCCTGAACGTGCACGAGGGCCAGATCACCTTCCCGGCCGTCGCCGAGGCCTTCGGTCTGGAGTCGGTCCCCCTGGAGAGCGTGCTCGCCTGA
- a CDS encoding DUF952 domain-containing protein: protein MIYHLAPLDDWLRDPGRPYTAASLLTEGFLHCSPDEPTVLAVANAFFRDAPEPLMALLIEEALVEPMVKWEAATGGPPPGTAEGVLFPHVYGRLNRTAVLGLEKLERGPDGRWAALRPWS, encoded by the coding sequence ATGATCTACCACCTCGCCCCGCTGGACGACTGGCTGCGCGACCCGGGCCGGCCGTACACCGCCGCGTCGCTGCTGACCGAGGGCTTCCTGCACTGCTCGCCGGACGAACCCACGGTGCTGGCGGTGGCCAACGCGTTCTTCCGGGACGCCCCGGAGCCGCTGATGGCGCTGCTGATCGAGGAGGCGCTGGTCGAGCCGATGGTGAAGTGGGAGGCGGCCACCGGCGGGCCGCCGCCGGGCACCGCCGAGGGGGTGCTGTTCCCGCACGTGTACGGGCGGCTGAACCGGACGGCGGTGCTGGGCCTGGAGAAGCTGGAGCGCGGCCCGGACGGGCGCTGGGCGGCGCTGCGGCCCTGGAGCTGA
- a CDS encoding helix-turn-helix domain-containing protein: protein MLDAFTVLGLGLTDGQVYAALVVAPQSTAQELAEHCGLTLEQCRAALDRLAEQGMATRAPVDRERYLSVAPDVAIGTLIGHREAELRSARAEMHRLMDAFREASRYTDPAHSVEVLTGGEAIAQRLEHLIESSQYQIRGFDCPPYVQDPTVEQPRQRAKLKSGVRIRTVFDKEAIAWPGRLEQEILTGVEDGEEARVRPVLPMKMMMADDKMAIIPISVGDSVLDAAYVIHPSALLQALDALFEAEWERAVPLQTVLGDGEGPGPEADHLKLLGLLAAGLTDESIARSLGWSARTTQRRLQGLMRELGATTRFQAGMAARERGWL from the coding sequence ATGCTGGACGCATTCACCGTGCTGGGCCTCGGCCTGACCGACGGCCAGGTGTACGCCGCGCTGGTCGTCGCGCCGCAGTCCACCGCCCAGGAGCTGGCGGAGCACTGCGGCCTGACCCTGGAGCAGTGCCGGGCGGCCCTGGACCGGCTCGCCGAGCAGGGCATGGCCACCCGCGCCCCGGTCGACCGGGAGCGCTACCTGTCGGTCGCCCCCGACGTCGCCATCGGCACCCTGATCGGCCACCGCGAGGCCGAGCTGCGCTCCGCCCGGGCCGAGATGCACCGGCTGATGGACGCCTTCCGGGAGGCCTCCCGGTACACCGACCCGGCGCACTCGGTGGAGGTGCTCACCGGCGGCGAGGCGATCGCCCAGCGGCTGGAGCACCTGATCGAGTCCAGCCAGTACCAGATCCGCGGCTTCGACTGCCCGCCGTACGTGCAGGACCCGACGGTCGAGCAGCCCCGGCAGCGGGCCAAGCTCAAGTCCGGGGTGCGGATTCGCACCGTCTTCGACAAGGAGGCGATCGCCTGGCCCGGGCGCCTGGAGCAGGAGATCCTCACCGGCGTCGAGGACGGCGAGGAGGCGAGGGTCCGGCCGGTGCTGCCGATGAAGATGATGATGGCCGACGACAAGATGGCGATCATCCCGATCAGCGTCGGCGACAGCGTGCTGGACGCCGCGTACGTGATCCACCCCTCCGCGCTGCTCCAGGCCCTGGACGCGCTGTTCGAGGCCGAGTGGGAGCGCGCGGTGCCGCTGCAGACCGTGCTCGGCGACGGCGAGGGCCCCGGGCCGGAGGCCGACCACCTCAAGCTGCTGGGCCTGCTCGCGGCCGGCCTCACCGACGAGTCGATCGCCCGCTCGCTGGGCTGGAGCGCCCGCACCACCCAGCGCCGCCTCCAGGGCCTGATGCGGGAGCTGGGCGCCACCACCCGCTTCCAGGCGGGCATGGCGGCCCGGGAGCGCGGCTGGCTCTGA
- a CDS encoding pseudouridine synthase: MRSSGNGGNGRNSGGQGRGGQGGRGGQQGGGRGGSSSYGGGSGGGQGRGGQSARGGSGSGSGSYGGGGARGGSGSGSYGAGSRGGSGGGRGEERRYPDRPLRPEERRYDRPEYGGGPNATPGRGAYDSRKPGAAPRPRREGQGAPGDPRRQPQRSRELQGRIEDRVLARHEGPGKEVGEEGERLQKVLARAGMGSRRACEELISQGRVEVNGEPVLEQGRRVDPVKDEIKVDGLTVATQSYLFFALNKPAGVVSTMEDPEGRQCLGDYVTNRETRLFHVGRLDTETEGIILLTNHGELAHRLTHPRYGVTKTYLAAIQGPLPRDLGKTLAKGVELEDGWARADSFKVVSNLGKNYLVEVTLHEGRKHIVRRLMAEVGFPVEKLVRTAFGPISLGDQKSGWLRRLTNPEVGTLMREVGL, from the coding sequence ATGCGTAGCAGTGGCAACGGTGGCAACGGCAGGAACAGCGGCGGCCAGGGCCGGGGCGGGCAGGGCGGCCGCGGCGGCCAGCAGGGCGGGGGCCGGGGCGGATCGTCGTCCTACGGCGGCGGCAGCGGTGGCGGCCAGGGCCGCGGCGGGCAGTCCGCGCGCGGCGGTTCGGGCTCGGGCTCGGGCTCGTACGGTGGCGGCGGCGCCCGCGGTGGTTCGGGCTCCGGCTCGTACGGCGCGGGTTCGCGCGGCGGCAGTGGCGGCGGGCGGGGCGAGGAGCGGCGTTACCCGGACCGCCCGCTGCGCCCGGAGGAGCGCCGGTACGACCGGCCCGAGTACGGCGGCGGGCCGAACGCGACGCCCGGGCGCGGCGCGTACGACTCCCGCAAGCCCGGGGCGGCGCCCCGGCCGCGCCGGGAGGGGCAGGGCGCGCCCGGCGACCCGCGGCGCCAGCCGCAGCGCTCCCGGGAGCTCCAGGGCCGGATCGAGGACCGGGTGCTGGCCCGGCACGAGGGCCCCGGCAAGGAGGTCGGCGAGGAGGGCGAGCGCCTGCAGAAGGTGCTGGCGCGGGCCGGCATGGGCAGCCGCCGGGCCTGCGAGGAACTGATCTCGCAGGGCCGGGTCGAGGTCAACGGCGAGCCGGTGCTGGAGCAGGGCCGCCGGGTCGACCCGGTGAAGGACGAGATCAAGGTGGACGGCCTGACCGTCGCCACCCAGTCCTACCTGTTCTTCGCGCTCAACAAGCCGGCCGGCGTGGTCTCCACCATGGAGGACCCCGAGGGCCGGCAGTGCCTGGGCGACTACGTGACCAACCGGGAGACCCGGCTGTTCCACGTCGGCCGCCTGGACACCGAGACCGAGGGCATCATCCTGCTCACCAACCACGGCGAGCTGGCCCACCGCCTCACCCACCCCCGGTACGGCGTCACCAAGACCTACCTGGCGGCGATCCAGGGCCCGCTGCCGCGCGACCTGGGCAAGACGCTCGCCAAGGGCGTCGAGCTGGAGGACGGCTGGGCCCGCGCCGACAGCTTCAAGGTGGTCTCCAACCTCGGCAAGAACTACCTGGTCGAGGTGACCCTGCACGAGGGCCGCAAGCACATCGTGCGCCGGCTGATGGCCGAGGTCGGCTTCCCGGTCGAGAAGCTGGTGCGCACCGCGTTCGGCCCGATCTCGCTGGGCGACCAGAAGTCCGGCTGGCTGCGCCGCCTGACCAACCCCGAGGTCGGCACCCTGATGCGCGAGGTCGGCCTGTAG
- a CDS encoding ParA family protein: protein MGTQEVGSVAVRTFEARQSAAAAATDYDADFAAYGLAYSELGYGPYDDPDAEYEPDPEYAATLAPDAARQRRERVGPTGRPLPYFPIPAPLAEHGPAQIIAMCNQKGGVGKTTSTINLGAALAEYGRRVLLVDFDPQGALSVGLGVNPMELDVTVYNLLMERGLTADEVLLKTAIPGMDLLPSNIDLSAAEVQLVSEVARESALARALKPLLPDYDYVIIDCQPSLGLLTVNALTAAHSVIVPLECEFFALRGVALLTETIEKVCERLNPELRLDGILATMYDSRTVHSREVLARVVEAFGEHVFHTVIGRTVRFPETTVAGEPITTYATNSVGAAAYRQLAREVLDRCRPAE from the coding sequence GTGGGCACGCAGGAGGTCGGCTCGGTCGCGGTCCGCACCTTCGAGGCCCGCCAGAGCGCGGCGGCAGCCGCCACCGACTACGACGCCGACTTCGCCGCGTACGGCCTGGCCTACAGCGAACTCGGCTACGGGCCCTACGACGACCCGGACGCCGAGTACGAGCCCGACCCCGAGTACGCCGCCACCCTGGCCCCCGACGCGGCCCGCCAGCGCCGCGAGCGGGTCGGCCCGACCGGCCGCCCGCTGCCGTACTTCCCGATCCCCGCGCCGCTCGCCGAGCACGGCCCCGCGCAGATCATCGCGATGTGCAACCAGAAGGGCGGCGTCGGCAAGACCACCTCCACCATCAACCTGGGCGCGGCGCTCGCCGAGTACGGCCGCCGGGTCCTGCTGGTGGACTTCGACCCGCAGGGCGCGCTCTCGGTCGGCCTCGGCGTCAACCCGATGGAACTCGACGTCACCGTCTACAACCTGCTCATGGAGCGGGGCCTGACGGCCGACGAGGTCCTGCTGAAGACCGCCATCCCCGGCATGGACCTGCTGCCGTCCAACATCGACCTGTCGGCCGCCGAGGTGCAGCTGGTCAGCGAGGTGGCCCGGGAGTCGGCGCTGGCCCGCGCGCTCAAGCCGCTGCTGCCCGACTACGACTACGTCATCATCGACTGCCAGCCCTCGCTGGGCCTGCTCACCGTCAACGCCCTGACCGCCGCGCACAGCGTCATCGTCCCGCTGGAGTGCGAGTTCTTCGCGCTGCGCGGTGTCGCGCTGCTCACCGAGACCATCGAGAAGGTCTGCGAGCGGCTCAACCCCGAGCTGCGGCTGGACGGCATCCTGGCCACCATGTACGACTCGCGCACCGTGCACTCGCGCGAGGTGCTGGCCCGGGTCGTCGAGGCGTTCGGCGAGCACGTCTTCCACACCGTCATCGGGCGGACCGTCAGGTTCCCGGAGACCACCGTGGCCGGCGAGCCGATCACCACCTACGCCACCAACTCGGTCGGCGCGGCCGCCTACCGCCAGCTCGCCAGGGAGGTGCTCGACCGGTGCCGCCCCGCCGAGTGA
- a CDS encoding mucoidy inhibitor MuiA family protein: protein MPEEWNVAEETIALPVTAVTCLEDRAQLERTAELELSPGVHRLRLGPVTALAVDRSLHAALLDADGAPGGGAKVLDVRLVRSWQPPVPLPPGPEDSALRRRVHDLEREHLAESRRQERWQARLALLGQLAADLLREIGEGAGSGELEQARWSRELDRVDAERESYGERLRASRLRSVELATELARAEEALDLAEREPAELLAFVELSVECAAPGRFLARVGHLVACALWRPAYRAELVDGRLRLESDAVVWQRTGEDWSDVRLTLSTARSASAGEPPALAEDRLVLRERSAQEKKTVEVELREQAVPDAGPLEPGLPGVDDGGEVRVLRVDGPVSVPADGRAHRVPVSVFEAAARSEYAAAPELSDAVTEVVSFRNAAGHALLAGPVDLVRGSGHTGRGALEFTAPGAPVRLAFGSSDGLRVVREADERREGAGLGGQRTLVTRTVRLHLSRFSGPDEHGERVVVLRERIPVSEVSAVQVRLRKEHCSPPPDELDAEGIVRWEVPLPPGGRRTVTLVYEIAATAKVAGL, encoded by the coding sequence GTGCCGGAGGAGTGGAACGTGGCCGAGGAGACGATCGCCCTTCCGGTGACGGCCGTGACCTGTCTGGAGGACCGGGCGCAGCTGGAGCGGACGGCGGAACTGGAACTGTCGCCGGGCGTGCACCGGCTGCGGCTGGGCCCGGTGACGGCGCTGGCGGTGGACCGCTCGCTGCACGCGGCGCTGCTGGACGCGGACGGCGCGCCCGGCGGCGGGGCGAAGGTGCTGGACGTGCGGCTGGTGCGGTCCTGGCAGCCGCCGGTGCCGCTGCCGCCGGGGCCGGAGGACTCGGCGCTGCGCCGCCGGGTGCACGACCTGGAGCGCGAGCACCTGGCCGAGTCGCGCCGCCAGGAGCGGTGGCAGGCCAGGCTGGCGCTGCTCGGCCAGCTGGCGGCGGACCTGCTGCGGGAGATCGGCGAGGGCGCGGGCAGCGGCGAGCTGGAGCAGGCCCGCTGGTCGCGCGAGCTGGACCGGGTGGACGCGGAGCGGGAGTCGTACGGCGAGCGGCTGCGGGCCTCGCGGCTGCGCTCGGTGGAGCTGGCGACCGAGCTGGCCCGGGCCGAGGAGGCGCTGGACCTCGCCGAGCGGGAGCCGGCCGAGCTGCTGGCGTTCGTGGAGCTGTCGGTGGAGTGCGCGGCGCCGGGCCGGTTCCTGGCCCGGGTGGGGCACCTGGTGGCGTGCGCGCTGTGGCGTCCGGCGTACCGGGCCGAGCTGGTGGACGGCCGGCTGCGGCTGGAGAGCGACGCGGTGGTGTGGCAGCGCACCGGCGAGGACTGGTCGGACGTGCGGCTGACGCTGTCGACGGCGCGGTCGGCGTCGGCGGGCGAGCCGCCGGCGCTGGCCGAGGACCGGCTGGTGCTGCGGGAGCGCTCGGCGCAGGAGAAGAAGACCGTCGAGGTGGAGCTGCGCGAGCAGGCCGTCCCGGACGCCGGCCCGCTGGAGCCGGGCCTGCCGGGGGTGGACGACGGCGGCGAGGTGCGGGTGCTGCGGGTGGACGGCCCGGTGTCGGTGCCCGCGGACGGGCGGGCGCACCGGGTGCCGGTGAGCGTGTTCGAGGCGGCGGCGCGCAGCGAGTACGCGGCGGCGCCGGAGCTGTCGGACGCGGTGACGGAGGTGGTGTCGTTCCGCAACGCGGCGGGGCACGCGCTGCTGGCCGGCCCGGTGGACCTGGTGCGCGGTTCGGGCCACACCGGCCGGGGCGCGCTGGAGTTCACCGCGCCGGGCGCGCCGGTGCGGCTGGCGTTCGGCTCCTCGGACGGCCTGCGGGTGGTCCGGGAGGCGGACGAGCGCCGGGAGGGCGCGGGCCTGGGCGGCCAGCGCACCCTGGTGACCCGCACGGTGCGGCTGCACCTGTCGCGCTTCTCCGGCCCGGACGAGCACGGCGAGCGGGTGGTGGTGCTGCGCGAGCGCATCCCGGTCTCGGAGGTGTCGGCGGTGCAGGTGCGGCTGCGCAAGGAGCACTGCTCGCCGCCGCCGGACGAGTTGGACGCCGAGGGCATCGTCCGCTGGGAGGTGCCGCTGCCGCCGGGCGGCCGGCGCACGGTGACGCTGGTGTACGAGATCGCGGCGACGGCGAAGGTGGCGGGGCTGTGA
- a CDS encoding segregation and condensation protein A: MAFQVRLENFEGPFDLLLGLIAKHRLDVTEVALSKVTDEFVAHIRAMGPEWDLDAATEFLVVAATLLDLKAARLLPAAEVEDEEDLALLEARDLLFARLLQYRAYKKVAALFAERWEGEALRRPRTVALEPRYALLLPEVVLSIGPERFARLAAKAFAPRPRPVVYVDHIHVPPVSVREQAALVVERLRALGAATFGQLAADADGTLVVVARFLALLELYREKALVFEQPRALEELVVRWVAADGRAVEVTDEFDRPAGGEEGGTA; the protein is encoded by the coding sequence ATGGCGTTCCAGGTCCGATTGGAGAACTTCGAGGGGCCGTTCGACCTGCTGCTCGGACTGATCGCCAAGCACCGGCTGGACGTCACCGAGGTGGCGCTGTCGAAGGTCACCGACGAGTTCGTCGCGCACATCAGGGCGATGGGCCCGGAGTGGGACCTGGACGCGGCGACCGAGTTCCTGGTGGTCGCGGCGACCCTGCTGGACCTCAAGGCGGCCCGGCTGCTGCCCGCCGCCGAGGTCGAGGACGAGGAGGACCTGGCGCTGCTGGAGGCGCGCGACCTGCTGTTCGCGCGGCTGTTGCAGTACCGGGCGTACAAGAAGGTCGCGGCGCTGTTCGCGGAGCGCTGGGAGGGCGAGGCGCTGCGCCGGCCGCGGACGGTCGCGCTGGAGCCGCGGTACGCGCTGCTGCTGCCCGAGGTGGTGCTGTCGATCGGCCCGGAGCGCTTCGCCCGGCTGGCGGCGAAGGCGTTCGCGCCCAGGCCGCGGCCGGTGGTGTACGTCGACCACATCCACGTGCCGCCGGTGAGCGTGCGCGAGCAGGCCGCGCTGGTGGTGGAGCGGCTGCGCGCGCTCGGCGCGGCCACCTTCGGGCAGCTGGCGGCCGACGCGGACGGCACCCTGGTGGTGGTGGCCCGGTTCCTGGCGCTGCTGGAGCTGTACCGGGAGAAGGCGCTGGTCTTCGAGCAGCCGCGGGCCCTGGAGGAACTGGTGGTGCGCTGGGTCGCCGCGGACGGCCGGGCGGTCGAGGTCACCGACGAGTTCGACCGCCCGGCGGGCGGCGAGGAAGGCGGTACGGCATGA
- a CDS encoding tetratricopeptide repeat protein: protein MARKTAAVAEAAGIFDALPAGARPFAGRGAELAALTLAAGRPAQGRGRLLVLAGRPGSGRSALAVRWARSVAGDHPDGLLYARLSAPDGSRVGAGRAARMLLDQLGERPGAALLPGAAEEDPACEALREALGQRRALVLLDDVRDAGQVWPLLAEKTESLLLATTSGPLMGIDGIDPVILGGLDHRAAVDLLGELVGGTRISCDPVGAADLAEACANRPAALRLAAGWLRTEPRLAVTDAAARLRTVPGPAPVAVEGPQRPADPERETVPVVEGDPLRGAFELAYRRLPAARARLLRLCTLAPGQRVDLRTASALVGCPAPEAGAALAELEQLELLEREPDAADGTARYRVPGRLYGRLVELRGEADRPSEVELARARLLERLVRLVDSARMLLDPAAGPHPDPLPGPLRLRTAAHAEGWLLGERELLLTAVADAVGQGDLDGSAGRLVTALLRALPLTGEAAPADLHALHESVLKVAERQGNPRRAAAALLNLGDLQAAAGRWEQAGERYRRAVELARGAGDEAGCARALEGVGHGHRALGDPLRAADAYGRALVLRQALGDQPAEARLLVRLAEAHTGLRRFEEALREYRSAAAVLRRTGDGRGEREVAALAARLQRHLGQEGRHPLPE, encoded by the coding sequence TGGCGGGGCGGCCCGGTTCGGGGCGCAGCGCGCTCGCGGTGCGGTGGGCCAGGTCGGTGGCCGGCGACCACCCGGACGGGTTGCTGTACGCGCGGCTGTCCGCGCCGGACGGCAGCCGGGTGGGGGCCGGGCGGGCCGCCCGGATGCTGCTGGACCAGCTGGGCGAGCGGCCCGGCGCGGCGCTGCTGCCCGGCGCGGCCGAGGAGGACCCGGCCTGCGAGGCGCTGCGCGAGGCGCTCGGGCAGCGCCGGGCACTGGTGCTGCTGGACGACGTCCGGGACGCCGGGCAGGTGTGGCCGCTGCTGGCCGAGAAGACCGAGTCGCTGCTGCTGGCCACCACCTCCGGGCCGCTGATGGGCATCGACGGCATCGACCCGGTGATCCTCGGCGGGCTGGACCACCGGGCCGCGGTGGACCTGCTGGGCGAGCTGGTCGGCGGGACCAGGATCTCCTGCGACCCGGTGGGCGCCGCCGACCTGGCCGAGGCGTGCGCCAACCGCCCGGCCGCGCTGCGCCTGGCGGCGGGCTGGCTGCGCACCGAGCCCCGGCTGGCGGTCACCGACGCCGCCGCCCGGCTGCGCACCGTCCCGGGGCCCGCCCCGGTGGCGGTGGAGGGGCCGCAGCGGCCCGCGGACCCGGAGCGGGAGACGGTGCCGGTGGTGGAGGGCGACCCGCTGCGCGGGGCGTTCGAGCTGGCGTACCGGCGGCTGCCCGCGGCCCGGGCCCGGTTGCTGCGGCTGTGCACGCTGGCGCCCGGCCAGCGGGTCGACCTGCGCACGGCGTCCGCGCTGGTGGGCTGCCCGGCGCCGGAGGCGGGGGCGGCGCTGGCCGAGCTGGAGCAGTTGGAACTGCTGGAGCGCGAGCCGGACGCGGCGGACGGCACCGCCCGCTACCGGGTGCCGGGCCGGCTGTACGGGCGGCTGGTGGAGCTGCGCGGGGAGGCCGACCGCCCGTCCGAGGTGGAGCTGGCCCGGGCCCGGCTGCTGGAACGGCTGGTGCGGCTGGTGGACTCGGCGCGGATGCTGCTGGACCCGGCGGCCGGCCCCCACCCGGACCCGCTGCCCGGCCCGCTGCGGCTGCGCACCGCCGCGCACGCCGAGGGCTGGCTGCTGGGGGAGCGCGAACTGCTGCTCACGGCCGTCGCCGACGCGGTCGGCCAGGGCGACCTGGACGGCTCCGCGGGCCGCCTGGTCACCGCCCTGCTGCGGGCCCTGCCGCTGACCGGCGAGGCCGCCCCCGCCGACCTGCACGCCCTGCACGAGTCGGTGCTGAAGGTCGCCGAGCGGCAGGGCAACCCGCGCCGGGCCGCCGCCGCGCTGCTGAACCTGGGCGACCTGCAGGCCGCCGCCGGGCGCTGGGAGCAGGCGGGGGAGCGCTACCGCCGGGCCGTCGAGCTGGCCCGCGGGGCGGGCGACGAGGCGGGTTGCGCCCGCGCGCTGGAGGGCGTGGGCCACGGGCACCGGGCGCTCGGCGACCCGCTGCGCGCCGCCGACGCGTACGGGCGGGCCCTGGTGCTGCGGCAGGCGCTGGGCGACCAGCCGGCCGAGGCCCGGCTGCTGGTGCGCCTGGCGGAGGCGCACACCGGGCTGCGGCGCTTCGAGGAGGCGCTGCGCGAGTACCGCTCGGCGGCCGCGGTGCTGCGCCGCACCGGCGACGGGCGGGGCGAGCGGGAGGTCGCGGCGCTGGCCGCGCGGCTCCAGCGGCACCTCGGCCAGGAGGGCCGCCACCCGCTTCCGGAGTAA